Below is a genomic region from Paenibacillus rhizovicinus.
TTCGCAAGCGACGTCGAAGACGTCGCGGCGTGCGTCGTATGCGGCGCAAGCGTCATCGCTCCGCCCGTGCAAGCGATCGTAAGACCTAATGTAAGAGAAAGCAACTTCTTGGTTAAGCCTTTTCTCGGAGCTGCAGTAGTTACTGTATTCGTTTTCATCTGAAGTCCTCCTGATCGTTAGTCGTTGTTTGCCATGGACTTTGTCTCTGAAACTACTATAGCACGCCTAAAACTAGTTAAAATTACCTATGTAAAAGCAATCCCTTACCTGCCAAGCGTTACACCTGGTTTGTTAGAAAATAATGAGAAAAGCCTCATGAAACGGGGTTGACAATGAGAAAAAAGCCAACCAGGAATATCCCGATTGGCTTTGTTTTGGATGAACGATCCGATGTTGTCCAATTAAGCTCTCAAATGCTTGCTGCTCGGATGGGAATAGCTATTTGCGATCGATCAATTTGAAATCGTCGTAATGGAAACCGGGCGCTACGACGCAGGAGACAAGGACGGGCTCGTCGCCGAGCGGTGCAGCCTTCTGCCAGACGTTGGCCGGTACGAGCGCTTGCGGCCGCTGGCCGTTCGCGATATCGGGGCCGATGACGATTTCTTCCGTTATATGCGGCTGATCCGACGTGCCGCCGAGCGAGAGCAGAAGCGGGCTGCCGGAATGCCATAGCCAGAGCTCGTCCGACAAGACGGTATGCCATTCGGAGAATTCATGGGGATGAAGGACGAAATAAATAGACGTCGCAGCGAATCGCGCGCCGGAGTATGATCCGCCCAGCACGTCCTGCGGGATCTCGAACGATGCTTTCCATAATTCTTTATACCAGCCGCCTTCGGGATGCGGCTTCAGGTCCAAAGCCTTGACCAAAGGGGATAATTCCAACGTCTTCGTGTCGTTCATGTGCGGGCATGTCTCCTTATGACAGTAGTGGGATTCTCTAGCTTTCCATCTCTATCTCGCTCTCTCTATTCAACTCTATCAATGTAGCGGATTTCGCCCGGAATGTAAACGAAGAAGCCATGGCAGTTGATTCCTCGGCCATGGCTTCAAGGGATGTTGCGCGTAAGGCTGCGTTATTGAATGACCCCGCAGGCAATCCGGTCGCCGGAGTTTCCGGAAGGATCCGTTGCGTAATCGTCGGCTTTGTCATGAATGACGAGCGCTGCGCCGCCTTCTTTGAGAAGCGAATTCGGCTGACCTTTCACGAGCGTCACGACTTTCGTTTCGAATTCGGCCTTGGCGTTGCCGCCGGCGTCCGCTTTCAAGTTAGGCAGGTCACCGTTATGAAAGCCCTTCGGGTTGTTGAAGCCATGCAGTCTTGCCGCAGGATTGAAATGACTGCCGGCGGTTTTGAAATCGGGCACTTCGCATTTACCCATTTCATGGAAATGCAGGCCGTGTTCGCCCGGCGTCAGCTTGGATGCTTCCACGCGAACGAGAACGGCGTCATCCTTCTGGGTAAGCATCGCGGAGCCGATTTCTTCGCCTTTCGTATTGATGAGCTTCACCGTTACTTGCGGCGCCTGCCCGCCATGATGATCGCTCGCCAGCGCTTGCAACGGGTTCGCGGCCGCGAGTCCGAGCAGCAAGGCGGACGCGGCGATTCCTTTCCACAATCGTGCTTGATTCATAGTCGGTATCTTCCTCCTGATGCAGCTTAAGGTATCGTGGTTCCTGTTTATCATTGCCTACGATGCTGCTTGGCAAACATGGCGGAAATGGAATAATCTTGGCGCGATTTTGGATTGGTTGCGCTTGCAATCTATGCTAGCTTAAGTGATGAACATATTACATATCATTCCTATTCTTCAGGAGGCGAAGCAGTTGAACGCAATTCGCATTGGATTTATCGGTACGGGCGGCATCGCCGGCTGGCATGCGCGCCAGCTTCAGGAGCTGCCTG
It encodes:
- a CDS encoding cupin domain-containing protein, yielding MNDTKTLELSPLVKALDLKPHPEGGWYKELWKASFEIPQDVLGGSYSGARFAATSIYFVLHPHEFSEWHTVLSDELWLWHSGSPLLLSLGGTSDQPHITEEIVIGPDIANGQRPQALVPANVWQKAAPLGDEPVLVSCVVAPGFHYDDFKLIDRK
- a CDS encoding superoxide dismutase family protein; translated protein: MNQARLWKGIAASALLLGLAAANPLQALASDHHGGQAPQVTVKLINTKGEEIGSAMLTQKDDAVLVRVEASKLTPGEHGLHFHEMGKCEVPDFKTAGSHFNPAARLHGFNNPKGFHNGDLPNLKADAGGNAKAEFETKVVTLVKGQPNSLLKEGGAALVIHDKADDYATDPSGNSGDRIACGVIQ